In Phreatobacter cathodiphilus, the genomic window GCGCCCTCCTCGGTGAAGAGCGTCTCCCAGTACTTTTGCGCCATGTCCCAGGCCATCCCCTTGGGCGCCTTCGGCTTGCCCTTGAGATAGGCGTAGGTCTTCTCGTCCGGCGCGATTAGGCCGGCACGGGCGCCGCCTTCGATCGACATGTTGCAGATGGTCATGCGGCCTTCCATCGACAGCGAGCGGATGGCCTCGCCCGCATATTCGATGACCGAGCCGGTGCCGCCGGCCGTGCCGATCTCGCCGATGATAGCGAGGATGATGTCCTTGGCGGTGACGCCGTCCTTCAGCTGCCCGTCGACGCGGACGAGCATGTTCTTCGCCTTCTTCTGGATCAGCGTCTGGGTGGCGAGCACATGCTCCACCTCCGAGGTTCCGATGCCGTGGGCGAGCGCGCCGAAGGCGCCGTGAGTCGAGGTGTGGCTGTCGCCGCAGACGATGGTCGTGCCCGGCAGGGTGAAGCCCTGCTCGGGGCCGATGACGTGGACGATGCCCTGGCGGATGTCGGCGGCGTCGTAATATTCGATGCCGAATTCCGCGGCGTTCTGGGCGAGCGCCTCCACCTGGGTGCGGCTCTCCTCGTCCTTGATGCCGAACTTGCGGTCGGGGGTCGTGGCGATGTTGTGGTCGACGACGGCGAGCGTCTTCTGCGGCGCGCGCACCTTGCGCCCCGTCGAGCGCAGGCCCTCGAAGGCCTGCGGGCTCGTCACCTCATGGACGAGGTGGCGGTCGATGTAGAGAAGGCAGGTGCCATCGTCCTGCGTCTCGACCACGTGGTCGTCCCAGATCTTGTCGTACAGCGTGCGCGGCGCGGCCATGGCGGACCTCCCGTTCGAAAAGGTGGCGGGTCTCTTAGCCTTGAATGGTTCTGGAGAGAAGAGGCGTCAAGACGGAGGCATGACAGGAGAGCGGCGCCGGCGGCGCCGCCCTGACAGCGTCACACCCCGAAGCACCAGGCCAGCACGCCCTTCTGCGCATGCAGGCGGTTCTCGGCCTCGTCGAAAACCACGGACTGCGGGCCGTCCATGACCTCGTCGGTGACCTCCTCGCCGCGATGGGCGGGCAGGCAGTGCATGAAGATGGCGTCGGAGCTCGCCGCGCTCATCAGCTGCTTGTTGACCTGATAGGCCTTGAGGAGGTTGTGGCGGCGTCCTGCATCCTCGTCCCCCATCGACACCCAGCAGTCGGTGACGACGCAGTCGGCACGTTCCACCGCCTGATAGGGGTCCGACGTCCAGGATACGTCGGCGCCCTCGCGCTGCGCGGCGGCGATCACCTCGCGGCGCGGCGCCAGCTCCTCGGGGGTGGCGATGTTCAGCTTGAAGCCGAAGCGCGGCGCCGCCTGGATCCACGACGCCAGCACGTTGTTGGTGTCGCCGGCCCAGGCCACCGTCTTGCCGCGGATCGAGCCCTTCTTCTCCTCGAAGGTCATGATGTCGGCCATGATCTGGCAGGGATGCGACAGCTTGGTCAGGCCGTTGATGACCGGCACCGTCGCCGCCTCCGCCAGCTCGCGCACGGCATTGTGGTCGAGCATGCGGATCATGATGGCGTCGACATAGCGCGACAGCACCTTCGCCGTGTCGGAGATCGTCTCGCCACGGCCGAGCTGCATCTCGGCGCCGGTGAGCATGATCGTCTCGCCGCCGAGTTCGCGCATGCCCACGTCGAAGGAGACGCGGGTGCGGGTCGAGGGCCGCTCGAAGATCATGGCCAGCACCTTGCCGGCGAGCGGCTTGCCCGCCTCGGACGTGCGGCGGACGCGCTTGAGCGCGCCGGCCTTGTCGAGAATGGCCTTCAGCTCGGCCCCGCCGAAATCGGCGAGGTCGAGGAAATGACGGGGAGCATGGGTCACTCGGCCGCTCCCTTGACCATCTGCGCCTCGAGGCTCGCCGCCGCCTTGTCGAGCATGCCGACCGCGAGGTCGATCTCGGCATCCGAGACGATGAGCGGCGGGATGAGGCGGATGACGTTGTCGCCGGCCGGAACCACCAGCAGCCCCTCGCGGCGCGCCTCCGCGGTCACGTCGCCGTTGGGGACGACGCATTTGAGGCCGGTGAGCAGGCCCGCCCCGCGCACGCTCTCGAAAACCTTGGGATGCTGGTCGACGAGGCCGGCGAGCTTCTGCTTGAACAGCAGGGCCTTGCGCTGCACCTCTTCAAGGAAGCCGGGTGCGAGAATCACGTCCAGCACGGCATTGCCGACGGCCGCCGCCAGCGGATTGCCGCCGAAGGTGGTGCCGTGGGTGCCGGGCGTGAACACGGCGGCGCATTTCTCCACCGCCAGCACCGCGCCCATGGGGAAGCCGCCGCCGATGCCCTTGGCGATCGCCATGATGTCGGGGGTCACCCCCGCCCACTCGTGGGCGAAGAGCTTGCCTGTACGCCCGACGCCGGTCTGCACCTCGTCGAAGATCAGCAGCAGGCCGTTGGCGTCGCAGAGCTCGCGCAGATAGCGCAGCTCCTCGGTCGGAACCTCGCGCAGGCCGCCCTCGCCCTGGATCGGCTCGATCATCAGCGCCGCCGTATCCGGGCCGATCATCGCCTCCAGCGCCTTGCGGTCGCCGAAGGGCACCTGGTCGAACCCCTCGACCTTCGGGCCGAAGCCCTCAAGGTACTTCTTCTGGCCGCCGGCGGCGATGGTCGCCAGCGTGCGGCCGTGGAAGGCGCCCTCGAAGGTGATGATGCGGTAGCGGTTCTCCTCGCCGCGCACGGCGTGGTATTTGCGCGCCATCTTGATGGCGCCCTCGTTGGCTTCCGCACCCGAATTGCAGAACAGCACGGAGTCCGCGAAGGTCGCCTCGATCAGCCGCTTGGCCAGCCGCTCCGCCTCCGGCACGTTGTGCAGGTTGGAGACGTGCCAGACCTTCTGCGCCTGCTGCACCAGCGCCTCGACGAGATGCGGGTGCGAATGGCCGAGGGAATTCACCGCGATGCCGGCG contains:
- the leuC gene encoding 3-isopropylmalate dehydratase large subunit — encoded protein: MAAPRTLYDKIWDDHVVETQDDGTCLLYIDRHLVHEVTSPQAFEGLRSTGRKVRAPQKTLAVVDHNIATTPDRKFGIKDEESRTQVEALAQNAAEFGIEYYDAADIRQGIVHVIGPEQGFTLPGTTIVCGDSHTSTHGAFGALAHGIGTSEVEHVLATQTLIQKKAKNMLVRVDGQLKDGVTAKDIILAIIGEIGTAGGTGSVIEYAGEAIRSLSMEGRMTICNMSIEGGARAGLIAPDEKTYAYLKGKPKAPKGMAWDMAQKYWETLFTEEGAHFDRTVVLDANALPPIVTWGTSPEDVISIAGVVPNPDEIEDENKRLSKWRALEYMDLKPGTKITDIRLDKVFIGSCTNSRIEDLREVARVVKDKKVANTVSAMIVPGSGLVKEQAEQEGLDKIFIAAGFEWREAGCSMCLAMNPDRLAPGERCASTSNRNFEGRQGYKGRTHLVSPIMAAAAAVEGHFVDIRTWG
- the argF gene encoding ornithine carbamoyltransferase, which gives rise to MTHAPRHFLDLADFGGAELKAILDKAGALKRVRRTSEAGKPLAGKVLAMIFERPSTRTRVSFDVGMRELGGETIMLTGAEMQLGRGETISDTAKVLSRYVDAIMIRMLDHNAVRELAEAATVPVINGLTKLSHPCQIMADIMTFEEKKGSIRGKTVAWAGDTNNVLASWIQAAPRFGFKLNIATPEELAPRREVIAAAQREGADVSWTSDPYQAVERADCVVTDCWVSMGDEDAGRRHNLLKAYQVNKQLMSAASSDAIFMHCLPAHRGEEVTDEVMDGPQSVVFDEAENRLHAQKGVLAWCFGV
- a CDS encoding aspartate aminotransferase family protein produces the protein MITPLMPNYARTELAFERGEGCWLVTADGRRVLDFGAGIAVNSLGHSHPHLVEALVQQAQKVWHVSNLHNVPEAERLAKRLIEATFADSVLFCNSGAEANEGAIKMARKYHAVRGEENRYRIITFEGAFHGRTLATIAAGGQKKYLEGFGPKVEGFDQVPFGDRKALEAMIGPDTAALMIEPIQGEGGLREVPTEELRYLRELCDANGLLLIFDEVQTGVGRTGKLFAHEWAGVTPDIMAIAKGIGGGFPMGAVLAVEKCAAVFTPGTHGTTFGGNPLAAAVGNAVLDVILAPGFLEEVQRKALLFKQKLAGLVDQHPKVFESVRGAGLLTGLKCVVPNGDVTAEARREGLLVVPAGDNVIRLIPPLIVSDAEIDLAVGMLDKAAASLEAQMVKGAAE